The Humulus lupulus chromosome 7, drHumLupu1.1, whole genome shotgun sequence region TAGGTGTCAGGTGGAGAAGCTCAAACAAGAGACCGAGTCTATCGTCGAGGATGCCTTCTATGTAGCTTGCTATCACAACCAGGACATGAACTTGGACTTCACTAGGGAGCCTGAGAAGTACAAGCTCCTTTTCAACAAGCGCCTCCGAGCTACCTAAGCTGCTAAGGCAACCCAGGTGGTTCCAACGGCTGAGGCGACCCCATCGACCGAGGCCACTCAACCAATTGAGGTGACCCCAACTGCCGAGACGGCTCAGGCAGGGGGTGCCCCAAGTGGAGATCTGATCATTGAACTGGTGGCGAAGGTTCCCAAAAACTTATTATAATTTTTGCACTTAGGCCTGTGTGCCATAAActtattggggtatagacaaacAATCGCTCTAGCCCCTGAGCATAGTTGTAATTATTCACCCATTTAAGAATTATGCAGCTTGCCCTGctttttatttggtttggttctatgaattcaccGTAACTTAAATTGccacgagaataagcactcaaacctttttaaacacttggttctataaattcaatgtaacacgaatctcatgagaacaagaactcaattgttttaaacacttggttctataagttCAATGTAACACAAATGTCAccagaacaagaactcaaactgttttaaacacttggttctataaattcaacgtaatacgaatgtcatgagaacaagaactcagactgtttaaacacttggttctataaattcaacataacacaaatgtcacgagaataagaacttaaattgttttaaacacttggttctataaattcaacgtaacacgaatgtcatgagAATAAGAACTCAAACTACTTTACTGGTGGCTCCCACGTTTAGTCTCTTGTAGGCCcatagtcctagaagtaactttgACGCAGAATTCACTATTGGTCTTCACTCGGCGTCTTATGCCCCCGCAATCCAAAGATTTGTGCTTTTAGGGATCCTAGCATGTGAAACCACCTGTCCCCCGAGTATGCACTATTCGAGAGGTCGAGGGTTTCAACACTACTCTTCGAGTGCATATCTTATCATTTCCatactgtggatgccaaaaatccaccacgGAAAAAAATCTCTGATCCCTGGTTGAAATACATGGCTACGGGTCACTTAGTCCTGCTATCGCGCTTAGGCCTAAAGGTTCCACAAGACCACGTTCTAGCCAACACTCACAAGGTGCCCCGTAGGTCTCTGAAGATTCGAAGGCTCACAACACACTTGTGTGTCTCGCACTCCTGGGCCTTGCACGGCCCCCGCCTCGTGCCCAGGTGTCAGGCGTCCATGTGCCTCGTGAGACCCTTACCTGGTTGAAGACCTAAGTGCCAAGCTCTTAGGAGTCTTGCTCCCATGCATCTCATGAGGCCTCTACCTTGTTGAAGACCAAATCGCCTTGGGCCCAGGTGCCACGTACCCTTGCGCCTCGCTGAACACCAGAGCATCTCATCAAAGACCTCGCACCATGGTCCCACGCGCCCATGCCAGTGCCTCGCGTATCCATACCTTGGCCTCCCAGCACCTCATGAGACGTTgaggccttgcatagcgaggtgCACCTCGCCTCGCCTAGGAGCCTCCGTGCCGTGGTGTCACGTGCCCGTGTCATGCACCAGCACCTCACCTCGCCCAGGTGCCTCCATGTCGTGATGCCAACGTCTCGCGCACCTATGCCAGCACCTCGCGAGACATtgaggcctcgcatagcgagacgcACCTTGCCTCACCCAGGAGCCTCCGTGCCGCGGTGTTGCATGCCCATGCAGCGCACCAGCACCTCGCCTCGCCCAGGTGCCTCCATGTCGTGATGCTAGTGCCTCGCGCGCCCATGCCAGCACCTCGCGAGACGTTgaggccttgcatagcgaggtgCACCTCACCTCGCACAGGAGCCTCCATGTTATGGTGTCGCATGCCCGTGCTGCCCGCCTCGCCTTGCCCAGGTGCCTCCATGTCGTGATGCAAGCACCTCGCGCGCCCATGCCAGCACCTCGCACCTAGAGGGTATCTCGCGTCTCGGAGGGGCCTCGCGCCAAGAGGGTCTTGCGCATGGGGGTTGCAGAGCAATGATCTCGCAAAGTGAGACTCTCATCTCACACATGGGCACCATGTCTCATCGCATACGCAGCAAGCCTCGTTGAAGAGGTCTTATCTCTCTCCCTGAGATAAGTACCACCAACGAGGCACCTCTTTCCTTGTGGGTCTCATGAGATGTAGAGTCAAGGACCTCTTGAACATGTGTTCAAGGAAGGTTAGGGAAGGCCTCACAATGATACGGTATAAAGTCAAGAATGGTACGGAATACATTTAtaaaccaagaggagttagagtacggacacgatgtccacgccagacaagtagtggcagtaatAGAGGGGTACATGGTAAGGACTTCCTCAAcacgcttatgaggtccgtacccgacaagtagtggaggtataatatggtaccaaggcagaagtacttttgtagacccctgacacgtactaaagCCGACCATCACTCCTCCGACAACACTGTCACCTGTGCTTCTACTCTGACGGTGTACCCGTGAACTATTTTGTCTCcaaggaccaccatgtataaggggtcattagagcccaactataaatagatcttcactcctcagaataaggggttggaaaaattcattatatactcaggctattaagaaatatacgaatgtttactccattgttgatttgcatttatttttccttaagtctattctaagttctgATCTAGCAATatccatacttacctttgagttttctgacctaatatcgttgacgagttctcaccgtcaatagtttggcgccgtctgtgggaagaacaagcatcaagccaacgttctttcatcacttccagcaaggaaaaatgccaTGGCATTCAAAACGCTTACGAAaactacaagatgttgaggttcacCTGGATGGAGAACAATTGAGGGCTTCCAGGAAAGACCATCCTCTACCTAAGCATGAAGATGTGCCGGAGGAACGtcctcccccaagggaggagaatgAAGCATCATCCTTGGCTgtccagcccgacggaggtcatttagAGCCGCCAGCGCACCCACGTCCTCCGCGCTCTGGCCACCAAGACCCGGGTCCCTCGATACACAGGCTaggcaagagtccccgagtacactCGGTGAGTTCTAGCTCAAGGAATCGCTTCTATGAAGATGAGATTCATGAGTTACATGAAAAGAAttgaaggctggaaaccacgttagagaacatgcaggaggttttaaatgaccttctgcaaggaaagtcgagccTACCCCTTCCGAAGCATAAAGAGAAAGAGCGTGAAAGAGGGGAAACTACTATCCCCGTAGATGATGGGAGAGCCCGACTTTCCACCAGCAACACTCCCTAGACAAAGTACCATAAGGGACCTAGGCCAGCGAATTACCCCCAgaagcaaaggcggagggacgacgatggtcgtaagaacgaagccgaagtcacctcaaaagaggcgccctctggcctaagagaaaagctcaatgggaAAAGGTCAGAAGTAAGGATGACACCTCCTATAGCCCCTTCGAGGGGCAAAGATAAGAGAAAGGCAAACCCTACTAAGCTGAGAGACTCCTGGAATAAGAGACGACAGAAGCtggacaccgagatgaggagtcTTCAAAAAAGTAAGATCGTCACAGCGTCTGGGGGGCACATTATCGATGAAGAGTTCAactacgagtcacccttcacaagggagatccaggttgaacaactccccaccagcttcaaagagcctcacatgactccgtacgatggtactacagacccaaagtatcacttagacttcttcaataacttgatgaggttaaagggggtcaacagcagagcaaagtgccattgctttgtcattacacttaaaggagttgcatacaagtggttcaagaggttaaggtcAGGAATAATTAAGTCATGGCAGCAATTCGCTGGCAAATTTCTTCAACAACACCATGCAGTTTGTGATTACGTTATGCccattaccagcctcgctaacataaaacaaggcaagAATGAAATTCTGAAGatctacatccataggttcaatatggaagcaacaaagttgggaagttcaactaaagcggagctcaagatggctgtTACAATCgaagttcgtccaggaagcaagttatggggtaacatgctcaagagagaggttacaaaccaagatgacttcttcgaaagagcgcagaagtatatacgtgtggaagagggccataagaacttgcgTGTTGGGGGAAGCAAACCTTCTTccaatcacccttctaccaatacatCTGAAGATTCAGTGTAGAAGATAATGTTGTGAGAAAGGAGTCACCgatcaagttgaaaattggaagaagtctacaaaaaggcttcaaagaagaagctagtagAATTCATCAAATCATCACGATTGAcccccataaagatccaaagaaGTCGCCCAGCTGATTCCAGAGATCTAGAAATGTCAAGGCATATCAAAGAGAATGAAAAACAAAGTACTTGGCAAGAAGACCCCACAAACCACTTAGGAGGTATTATACCCGACCTCAACAGGAACCTAGCCATGTGCAAGATGGGTGCCCATCCTTGTGAGCGTCagcaggcacctagccatgtgcaaaataggcgcCTAGCCTCATGAGCCTCAATAAGTGCTTGGCCAAGTGCGAAACAGGCATCTGGCCTtgtggcatatatatatatacataaaagtaCTTATGATACATATATGTGAAAGTGGTGAACTTtatgagacaacatttgaatctacaaggactagctacccttatagaatctaaaaaagtcaaaaggtccctaaAAAATGACCTCTTCATGAACAAACCCATCCTGCAAAGGGACCGCATCGTAGAAGacaaaaggggagcccaaagagatccccaaGTCAAGATCGTCTAAGTCGCCTTACTAAGGGAAAAAGGGCCTTAAAAATAGGTGTTCGCGAAGTTTCACAAGGACCATCACCCTATAAAGGTCCCGACTCGAGGGGAGATCAccctaaaaaaacaaaaaagggtctcaaagaagatgcttatgAAAAGTGTCTCAGAGAAGACGCTTATGAaaatggtctcaaagaagacgcttatgaaaagggtctcaaagaagacgttTGCAAAAATAggactatgcctaatgacgagaaggacgcttctcacacAAAATAAAGCGCGCacgaaaaaatatataaaaggatagcgagaacccaaagggtcaacatatccttacaagtaatcaaggtgcatcaacagacacgaatcacacgtagtagaggggtcccaaagggaaccctttcaacaTAAAACTATTGACCATGAGGACTtcttaaagagaaaaaaaaaaaaagctcctcatatgaaaaaaaaaagagaaaaaataatgGCTTCTTAAAGTCTCACTCCAATGAGAGAAGGAGGCAAGCCTCACCATGTGAGAGGGTCTCACTGTGTGAGACCATCTTGCATAGCGAGGTCCTCATCAACCAATAGTGTTGAATGACATCTTTTGATGCCTTATATGCCTCCAAGTATAATGCAAGTATTGTAGTCATGAAAAAGATGACAAactgtaacgacctcctttcttaacatacatatatatagtgtaaaaacaaagttttatctgaatataacaatactgaaattctgaatttacaaaaactttattaaacaatacataaactaatgttcataacttcaaaccatacaatactcacaactaaataaaaactttatcttacatacaaatcttaatacttttataaataatttttgtggcgttactacaccttaacgtagaaatgaagatgtatccaaccgataaattgaaaagctttatgttaattacaacgttcatgaaatacttttaaagctttaagtaaattataaagttcacaaaatacttttaatgaaatataattataaaatcaagtttctcgtttatttataaaatagcatagcagaactccactcccttcaggtcagccccatatgtacagtcatgttggctccacgtatactcatcaacaatttatatttggggcctcttacctacaatacaaaacattgtctgatgagctaaggctcagtaagcagaataactacctcatatgcattaaaataaacgtgcaacatgctatgtattttctttctttctttcactttcctttcttttgggccctagaggatgctgctgccggcattacatagggaatcacattcccacctgaacataaacatgataatagggaatttctccctcataaacattcattatatagggacgtacatctccctccttacttatttgggacttaggtctcccaagcagcacctctactttaacgctttcaataacttgtttgtgaacattaagcgtgcttatgcataataaatataacattcttgaaaataacttatgcataagaacatggcaggataacatataaatcatataaatgcacataagacacataaaagacttgtattgtagatgaggattctacttaccttgcgtcttgataaaacaaccgaaattgttagcttcctgataaaaacacaaactattaacttacataaaatctacatgatgtaattttagtttatagttgttgttattctatttttcttttcttcttattttattgtttattttatgtccaggcatatggtcatactataattgtccatggcaagatcccggtctaaaagtcgtggtcatggtcatacggaaatgtccaggtcatagtatcagtccataataatagggaataaggtcatataataaaagtccaaatagtccaaagtgtgaccatagcctataaaAATTTAGTATTATAacgatacataaaaaaatagtttatatttcaatttttggcattgtaaattatgacgacatggtaaaataatctatatataaattttagcattataacagcatagtaaaataatctatataacttttggcattataacggcatagtaaattaatctatatataaattttggcattataacagcatagtaaaacaatctatatatattttggcattataacggcatagtaaaataatctgtgtatatataataactaaataactgaagtgaaaggctcgggaaagagcttacctaaaaggttttcgtaggctagcgttacggacagaacttcgccgaggtttagaactttagaagggtgttaagaagatttttgggtagagtaagagaaagaaaatgaggtttttgtgattcaagatgagttttggaagggctatttataggaaaattttgggttactatgctaataaaatatttaaaatataagcatagtggaaaaataaaatattcaaaatataagcatggtggtttgctaaagtcatccttatatcactactgcatcatcatgtgggaaccatggggtggaccccgctgtgggacccttgcggaccccactgtgggacccactatgaatagtacccggtgaatagtaaaaaaatgaaaatttctcaatcttcttatattacttagtttaacattttgactcacaaacttttctgaaaaatgtttctctaacacccataaattaattattcccacatgttggttacttcaacaacttagaattgttaaaatcccataatagaaaacaactatatccccaacggtcaggatcactattcaccaacggtcataaacggctagtttttgtcctataaatacttgttcctttgaccatttatttgcacaacttcttcatctcttaaccttctagataaaattcttgtatttagcatcattctatgggtattatactaatgaaatgcccatgaatgttatagttgcatattcattagttattcttccactttacttaatagctctaacattcggttagcattgtaatgcactcaaaagtatgaataaaaatatcttctcttatttttcacaattgttgtaatgtatttgtaaaaagaaatgggAGTTACAATCTACCCTCCTTATAAATTTTCGTCCTCGAAAATATAGAATAAATCGGGATATTTAGCTTTCATCTCATCCTCACGGTCCCACGTAGCCTCTTCTATTGCCTGGCTTCTCCACAATACCTTGACTAAAGgtatttctttatttcttaagACCTTATTCTTTCGATCCAAGATTTGGACAGGCTTTTCCTCATAAGTAAGGTCTTTGTCCACCTGGATAACTTCATGTTTCAACACGTGACTGGAATCAGGAATGTATTTCTTCAACATagacacatggaatacatcatgtacATCTGACAACTCTGGTGGCAGTGCCAATTTATAGGCCACTTTTCCAATTCGGTCTAAtatttcaaaaggtccaatgaaccttggATTCAATTTCCCTTTTTGTCCAAAtctcataacacctttcattggTGTTATCCGCAGAAATACTTTTTCTCCGACTTGGAACTCTAATGGTCTTCTTCGTTTGTCTGCATAGCACTTTTGTCGACTTTGGGCTATTGCTATCCTCTGTTGAATTTTAAAAACGACTTCCGTTGTCGACGTCACCATATTTGGTCCAGTTTGTTGCTCTACGTACTTTCTTTCACCCACTTCATGCCAATGGATAGGAGATCGACACTTCCGCCCATATAACgcttcatagggtgccatccctatggtttcctgataactgttgttataagcGAATTCAATCAgcggtaaatatttactccacgatccttcaaAGTCCAGGACAcacgctcttagcatatcttcaagAGTCTATATAGTCCTTTCTGTTTGACCATCTGTTTGTgggtggaaagctgtactaaattTCAATCTTGTCCCCATAGCCTTGTGCAAGCTTTGCCAGAACTTTGAAGTAAATTTTGagtctctatctgacactatggaaattggaattccatgcaatcgtactatctcttgCACATAAGCTTCCGCTAACTGGTCCCCTGTGTACGTCACCTTTACCGGAAGGAAATGAGCAGACTTTGTTAATCGGTCGATGATGACCCATATTGAATCATATCCTTTGCTTGTTCGTGGAAGTCCAATAACGAAGTCCATTGCAATctgctcccatttccattctggtatttCCAAAGGCTGTAGTTCTCCTCCAGGTCGTTGATGTTCTGCCTTAATCCTCTGGCAAGTAAGGCATCGAGCTACATATtgggctacatctttcttcatgccAGGCCACCAAAAGTGTTCCTTCAAACTTCTGTACATCTTTGTTGAGCCTGGATGTACCGTGTATGGAGTGTTATGAGCTTCCTTCATAATCTTATTTTTAATGTCCTCTCTTGCAGGTACGCAAACTCTTCCATTAAATTTTAATATTCCTGAGTCAGAAACATTAAAAttcttcattttttcttctttgactTCTGCTTTGACCTCGGTTAGGTGAGGATCTGATTCTTGACCTTCTTTTATTTCCTCCAGTAGAGTCGACTGCAACGTCAGATTGGACAATCCTCCGATTACTACTTCTATGCCCGATCTTACTACTTCCTCTTGTAGCGGTTTGGACAAGGCTTGAAGGAACATCAAGCTTGTCGACGTCTTTCTACTTAATGCATCCGCTACTTTGTTAGCTTTACcagggtggtataaaatttcacaGTCGTAGTCTttgactaattctaaccaccttctttgtctcatattaagttccttctgggtaaagaagtacttcagacttttgTGATCGGTAAAAATTTTACATCTtactccatagagataatgtctccaaattttCAGGGCAAAAACTACCGcagctaactctagatcatgtgtggggtagttcTTCTCGTAATCCTTTAATTGTTTGGAGGCGTAAGCTACTACTCTCTCTTCTTGCATCAACACCGCTCCTAGTCCCATCTTTGAAGCGTCACAGAAAATTTCAAACTCGTCTGTACTATTCGGGATGGTGAGGATTGGGGCATTAGTTAGTCGGttctttaattccataaaaatttTCTCACAAGCTTCCGTCCATATGAATCGACTATTCATTCTAGTGAGTGCCGTAAGTGGGGTTGCGATTTTGGAAAACCCTTCTATGAATCGTCGATAATATCCAGCtaagcccagaaaacttcttacttcagttGCATTCCTTGGCTGGGACCATCCTTTTACTGCTTCCACCTTAGCTGGATCTACCAAAATCCCACTTTTTGACACAACATGTCCCAAAAAGTTAATTTTATCGAGCCAAAATTCATGCGCCCATGCCAGCGCCTCACGCCTAGAGGGTGTCCCGCGTCTCAGAGGGGCCTCGCGCCAAGAGGGTCTCGCGCATGGGGGTTGCAGGGCAATGGTTTCGCAAAGTGAGACTCTCATCTCACACATGGGCACCATGTCTCATCGCATATGCAGCAAGCCTCGTTGAAGAGGTCTTATCTCTCTCCCTGAGATAAGTACCACCAACGAGGCACCTCTTTCCTTGTGGGTCTCATGAGATGTAGAGTCAAGGACCTCTTGAACATGTGTTCAAGGAAGGTTAGGGAAGGCCTCACAATGATACGGTATAAAGTCAAGAATGGTACGGAATACATTTAtaaaccaagaggagttagagtacggacacgatgtccacgccagacaagtagtggcagtaatAGAGGGGTACATGGTAAGGACTTCCTCAAcacgcttatgaggtccgtacccgacaagtagtggaggtataatatggtaccaaggcagaagtacttttgtagacccctgacacgtactaaagCTGACCACCACTCCTCCGACACCACTATCACTTGTGCTACTACTCTGACGGTGTACCCGTGAACTATTTTGTCCCcaaggaccaccatgtataaggggccattagagcccaactataaatagatcttcattcctcagaataaggggttggaaaaattcattatatattcaggctattaagcaatatacgaatgtTTACCCCATTGTTGATATGcatttatttttccttaagtctattctaagttctgATATAGCaatctccatacttacctttgagttttccgacctaacattgttgacgagttctcaccgtcaacacatacCACCTTACACCTCCTCGGGAGGTGATGTTAATGAAGCGCCCAGGCGTAGGCTGCCTGGGTATCCGTTCGTGTTGCACAAATTAGGATTTGGTTACTACTCTTCGGGCGCGCGCTGTCCTCGAGAGGTAACCTAAATTCTTAGTCTGTGCTACACGGGGTTTTCTAGATATGGGATATAGTGACATTTGGGGCTCCTCGctcgtcgactagccaagcttcCCCTGTCATAGATATCCCGAGGCCCAGTACAGGGTACTCGGCCTTCCGTTCGCACCTCGAGACCAAAAGACTTAGCCAGAGCTCCTCAGGCCCAGTGTCCACGGGAGGTGAGAATAGTCTACTCTCGCACTACTTGAGTTATCTATCTCCTAGGTGTTAAGCTTAGTTCTACCTTGAACAAGTTGCCTTCTAGGCTAGACGTTACTAGTTTCTTAGGATTTTCTACTCTTGGGATGGCGACGCTAGGCTTACTCTTGACAATTGACAAGTTTAGTTTCATAGGTCGTTCCTTGTGAGGTGATTAGTGCTTAAAAATGGCATTTTACTAAGCTTaaagtataaaataaattaagttttaattaatatttccttGAATTTATTtcgttatatttttttaatggaaaatattaattttaatttaattttcataaaGTATGTTGCATTTTGACTTaataaaagcaaaagaaaaaaaaaggaaaaatgcaAAGAATTAATTAAAGATGGCAATTTTAAGGAGTAATTTGTTGTTTGTCCTTAGTAGTCGAAGCCCAGTCCGAAGGAGAAGCCCAGTCTAGCCGCCTGGAGGCCTACCTGACCCGTGCCACCTAGGACGCTCCTGGAGCGCCACACGTCGCGCACCCCAGCCTAGCGACCCGCGCCTGATCCGGTTCGATTGCCCCTTTCCTTCATCTAGCCTGGACACGTGGCGCGCCTCTATTGGCCACGGTTGGGTTAATGGTCCAGCTGCCATAGTGCTTCCAGCCCAATCTTttgtgcactttgggccttgAATCTCCCATTTTGAGCCTtaaagctctttttttttttttgtgttttagaaAAAGGGCAAATTGAGcattcaccaaaatagctaggttaatattaataataagattttatttttaaaaattatattttattattaatatttcagatttattgtgTAAACcccatttgttgtttaatttctttttagtcattttctccctctataaatagggactctttctttCACACGCAAATGTAATTTTtaaagtaaagaaactatagcgaaatttctactcactttcttctcatattttcttcttagaattttgtgagaatcatgagcataatgtcctaatcttcctaggaaggtctgggatgattccatatgctagtgatgttattttgctattttgatttactatgttcttaatataatgtgtctgagttatttatgttctttcatcctcatctctcttttgttgtttctattt contains the following coding sequences:
- the LOC133791863 gene encoding uncharacterized protein LOC133791863; its protein translation is MFLQALSKPLQEEVVRSGIEVVIGGLSNLTLQSTLLEEIKEGQESDPHLTEVKAEVKEEKMKNFNVSDSGILKFNGRVCVPAREDIKNKIMKEAHNTPYTVHPGSTKMYRSLKEHFWWPGMKKDVAQYVARCLTCQRIKAEHQRPGGELQPLEIPEWKWEQIAMDFVIGLPRTSKGYDSIWVIIDRLTKSAHFLPVKVTYTGDHYQETIGMAPYEALYGRKCRSPIHWHEVGERKYVEQQTGPNMVTSTTEVVFKIQQRIAIAQSRQKCYADKRRRPLEFQVGEKVFLRITPMKGVMRFGQKGKLNPRFIGPFEILDRIGKVAYKLALPPELSDVHDVFHVSMLKKYIPDSSHVLKHEVIQVDKDLTYEEKPVQILDRKNKVLRNKEIPLVKVLWRSQAIEEATWDREDEMKAKYPDLFYIFEDENL